From the genome of Proteus vulgaris, one region includes:
- a CDS encoding alpha-2-macroglobulin family protein yields MDMNQNQFRQYTEKRGYRWCSLAVVLASALALSGCDDKADESSSSTDKAQNVQTTEQKNTAQNAPDTATQTSEKSAVTTKTNNETALKSKEVRDELAMRFAGKDVTVLDASELQRDGASTMVVTFSVPLDPDQKFDNVIHLVDTKKGKLEGAWELSDNLMELRFRHLPPSTELNLTIDEKIKGINERTLTTPFSQKLTTEEIFPSVGFTSKGSLLPFDAAEGLPIIALNVDQVDVNFFRVKDEQLAQFLTQWESRSNINYWESDEFLSQADLVYTGRFELNTEKNTRENVLLPLKSIDALKKEGAYIAVMQQAGKYSYTVPATVFTFSDIGLSMHSYLDSLDVFTQSLKNGSALNKVEIRLLDEKGGLISKAQTDSQGHATLEKSDKARLLMAIRDGQTSMIDLRKPALDLSEFDIGGPQGYSKQFFAFGPRDLYRPGETLIVNALLRDGDGNPIKEQPVKVDLLKTDGQVSRSFVWQPENGLYQLKLAIPADENTGTRTLRFDVGDGTPRFYEFQVEDFMPERMALVITGKKGILLSGNDAYFDLEGRYLYGAPAADNRLQGQVFLKASREAVSKLPGYEFGAVKDENFSRLLDEFELNLDSDGQGELSVDSDRYAELKSPINIILQASLLEAGGRPVTRRYQQAVWPATHLAGIRPVFPKKEVYDYRTDKYKSGYSVDENSMAEFEIVYTDQDGKKLPANDLKVKFIYERHDYYWRWSSSNGWESGYNEKDLQMDEQTIKIAKDGTAKVAFPVEWGSYRIEVVDPKTELVSSLRFWAGYSWMDNTGGTGAVRPDQVKLKLDKDGYLPGEKVKLNIVAPHPGKGYILLESSNGPLWWQEIDVPEKGLDVEVPINKEWARHDLYLTSVVVRPGDTSKQATVKRAVGILHLPLQDKNRRIDISLDAPEKIRPNQDLKIRIKANPVAGQPLPENINVLVSAVDTGVLNITEYKTPDPYDAFFGRKRYSIDQYDVYGQLIEGQGRLANLRFGGDGGEAAALSRGGKKPLTDVQIIAQQTAPVKLNAQGEGEVSLPIPEFNGEVRLMAQAWTADKFGSQEGKVVIAAPLVTQLSLPRFMAGGDNALLSLDLTNLTDDAQSITLNYTASGLVGLGGAESKTVSLTKGERTQVQIPVKAKHGFGQGEFSLSIYGIKVPGEEIKPYHNTWNIGVRPAYPAETLHYASTLQDGETWRLPTDVLNRFNNSTLEGELLLTSRPPLQISRYVRELFAYPYGCLEQTVSGLYPSLYSTEKELKQLGIKTQTDADRKLAIEKGIAHLLTMQKAEGGFSLWSQDGREEYWLTAYATDFLFRASQQGYAVPAEPLKRANDRLLRYLQDKSLVNYEYAVNQDAARFSARAYAALVLANQQKAPLGELRRLYLERNDAGSGLALVQLGIALKLMGDNSRAEGLIAEGVTTTRKYNYGLGDYGSVIRDQALIIALLSENNLETQSRDASMITLSDNLMSREWFSTQESNSLYLAGRFFINMSEQPWEVAVNRQVPAISSDRAVNETLTSTQLQEGLELNNRGGAAIYSRMNIVGYPKVAPAPYSNVLNVHRSYYDLKGNRVHPNRLQSGEMLVVKLEVSADRDVPDALVVDLLPAGLEIENQNLASSSASLSDSAADLQEFIDDMGQANIKHLEYRDDRFVAAVSVDRYRPTTLLYLARAVTPGSYQVPPPQVESMYVPYWRAIGSTETKIDIVP; encoded by the coding sequence ATGGATATGAATCAAAACCAATTTAGACAATATACAGAAAAGAGAGGCTATCGTTGGTGCTCACTTGCTGTGGTATTGGCGTCTGCGTTGGCACTGAGTGGGTGTGATGACAAAGCTGATGAAAGCTCGTCATCAACAGACAAAGCGCAAAACGTACAAACAACTGAGCAAAAAAATACAGCTCAAAATGCACCAGATACTGCCACTCAAACTAGCGAAAAATCAGCAGTTACAACAAAAACGAATAATGAAACTGCATTAAAAAGTAAAGAAGTTCGTGATGAATTGGCTATGCGTTTTGCAGGAAAAGATGTCACTGTATTAGATGCATCAGAACTGCAACGTGATGGTGCAAGTACTATGGTGGTGACTTTCTCTGTACCACTTGATCCAGACCAAAAGTTTGATAACGTTATTCATCTTGTTGATACCAAAAAAGGAAAACTGGAAGGTGCGTGGGAGTTATCAGACAACTTGATGGAGTTGCGTTTTCGTCATTTACCACCATCAACAGAATTGAATTTGACCATTGATGAAAAAATCAAAGGTATTAATGAGCGTACATTAACAACGCCTTTTAGCCAGAAATTAACCACAGAAGAAATTTTCCCTTCAGTTGGATTTACCAGTAAAGGATCGTTATTACCATTTGATGCTGCTGAAGGCTTACCTATTATTGCCTTAAATGTAGATCAAGTGGATGTTAACTTTTTCCGTGTAAAGGACGAGCAATTGGCTCAATTCTTAACGCAATGGGAAAGTCGTTCCAACATTAACTATTGGGAATCTGATGAATTTTTATCTCAAGCTGATTTGGTTTATACCGGTCGTTTTGAGTTAAATACAGAAAAAAATACCCGTGAAAACGTATTATTACCGTTAAAATCAATAGATGCCCTGAAAAAAGAAGGCGCCTATATTGCTGTAATGCAACAAGCCGGTAAATACTCTTATACGGTGCCGGCTACGGTATTCACTTTTAGTGATATCGGATTGTCGATGCACAGCTACCTTGATTCGTTAGATGTTTTCACCCAATCACTTAAAAATGGTTCTGCGTTAAATAAAGTAGAAATCCGCTTATTAGATGAAAAAGGTGGTTTAATCTCCAAAGCACAAACAGATAGCCAAGGACATGCCACACTTGAGAAAAGTGATAAAGCGCGTTTATTAATGGCTATTCGTGATGGTCAAACTAGTATGATTGATTTGCGTAAACCTGCGCTTGATCTTTCTGAGTTTGATATCGGTGGCCCTCAAGGTTATAGCAAACAGTTTTTTGCTTTTGGCCCTCGTGATCTTTATCGTCCAGGTGAAACTTTAATTGTTAATGCATTACTGCGTGATGGCGACGGTAATCCAATTAAAGAGCAGCCCGTTAAAGTGGATTTACTCAAAACAGATGGCCAAGTGTCACGTAGTTTTGTATGGCAACCTGAAAATGGGCTTTACCAGTTAAAATTAGCTATTCCTGCTGATGAAAATACCGGTACACGTACCTTACGTTTTGATGTAGGCGATGGTACTCCTCGGTTCTATGAATTTCAGGTCGAAGATTTTATGCCAGAACGTATGGCATTAGTTATTACGGGTAAAAAAGGCATTTTACTTAGTGGCAATGATGCTTATTTTGATCTTGAAGGGCGTTATCTCTATGGCGCGCCAGCGGCCGATAATCGCTTACAAGGGCAAGTATTCTTAAAAGCCTCTCGTGAAGCGGTCAGTAAATTACCTGGCTATGAATTTGGTGCCGTAAAAGATGAAAACTTCAGTCGCTTATTGGATGAGTTTGAACTTAATTTAGACTCTGATGGACAAGGTGAATTAAGTGTTGATAGTGATCGCTATGCTGAACTGAAATCACCAATTAATATTATTTTACAAGCAAGCTTGCTCGAAGCAGGTGGCCGTCCGGTTACTCGCCGTTATCAACAAGCTGTTTGGCCAGCCACTCATCTTGCTGGCATTCGTCCAGTCTTCCCTAAAAAAGAAGTTTATGACTACCGTACAGACAAATATAAATCAGGTTACAGCGTTGATGAAAATTCAATGGCTGAATTTGAAATTGTCTATACGGACCAAGACGGTAAAAAGCTACCTGCTAACGATCTCAAAGTGAAGTTTATCTATGAACGTCATGATTATTACTGGCGTTGGTCTAGTTCGAATGGCTGGGAATCTGGCTATAACGAAAAAGATCTGCAAATGGATGAGCAAACAATCAAGATTGCAAAAGATGGCACTGCAAAAGTGGCCTTCCCGGTTGAATGGGGTTCTTATCGTATTGAAGTGGTCGATCCTAAAACAGAATTAGTCAGTAGCCTACGTTTTTGGGCAGGTTATTCTTGGATGGATAACACTGGTGGAACAGGTGCTGTAAGACCAGACCAAGTTAAACTAAAACTGGATAAAGACGGTTATTTACCGGGCGAGAAAGTGAAGTTAAATATTGTTGCTCCTCATCCGGGTAAAGGTTATATCTTATTAGAATCAAGTAATGGGCCTTTATGGTGGCAAGAAATTGATGTGCCAGAAAAAGGACTCGATGTTGAAGTGCCGATTAATAAAGAGTGGGCAAGACACGATCTCTATCTGACATCTGTTGTTGTAAGACCTGGTGATACGTCAAAACAAGCGACTGTAAAACGTGCTGTTGGTATTTTACATTTACCATTACAGGATAAAAATCGCCGTATTGATATTTCACTTGATGCACCTGAAAAAATTCGTCCAAATCAAGATTTAAAAATCCGCATTAAAGCGAATCCAGTTGCAGGTCAGCCATTACCTGAAAATATTAATGTATTGGTTTCTGCGGTAGATACGGGCGTATTAAATATTACAGAGTATAAAACACCTGATCCTTACGATGCTTTCTTTGGTCGTAAACGTTACAGCATCGATCAATATGATGTTTATGGACAATTAATTGAAGGGCAGGGTCGTTTAGCGAACTTACGCTTTGGTGGTGATGGTGGTGAAGCTGCCGCGCTATCTCGTGGTGGTAAAAAACCATTAACTGATGTGCAAATCATTGCTCAACAAACAGCACCTGTAAAATTAAATGCCCAAGGTGAGGGTGAAGTTTCTTTACCTATTCCTGAATTTAATGGCGAAGTTCGTTTAATGGCGCAAGCTTGGACAGCTGATAAATTCGGTAGTCAAGAAGGTAAAGTGGTTATTGCGGCACCTTTAGTGACTCAACTTTCATTACCTCGATTTATGGCGGGTGGTGATAATGCGCTGTTATCTTTAGATTTAACCAATCTAACGGATGATGCACAATCTATTACGTTAAATTACACCGCTTCTGGTCTGGTAGGATTAGGTGGTGCAGAAAGTAAAACAGTATCGCTGACGAAAGGTGAACGTACCCAAGTTCAGATCCCAGTAAAAGCAAAACATGGCTTTGGTCAAGGCGAATTCTCACTATCTATTTATGGTATTAAAGTACCCGGTGAAGAAATTAAGCCTTACCACAACACATGGAATATAGGCGTTCGTCCTGCTTATCCGGCAGAAACACTTCATTATGCAAGTACGTTACAAGATGGTGAGACGTGGCGCTTGCCAACAGACGTTTTAAATCGTTTTAATAACTCAACGCTTGAAGGTGAATTATTACTGACAAGTCGTCCTCCATTACAAATTTCACGTTATGTAAGAGAGTTGTTTGCTTACCCTTATGGTTGCTTAGAACAAACCGTCAGTGGGCTTTATCCTTCTTTATATTCAACAGAAAAAGAGTTGAAGCAATTAGGAATTAAAACGCAAACTGATGCGGATAGAAAATTGGCAATTGAAAAAGGTATTGCGCACCTGCTGACAATGCAAAAAGCAGAGGGCGGATTCTCTTTATGGAGCCAAGATGGGCGTGAAGAGTATTGGTTAACAGCCTATGCTACTGACTTCTTATTCCGCGCTTCACAACAAGGTTATGCTGTTCCGGCGGAACCATTAAAACGTGCTAATGATCGCTTATTACGCTATTTACAAGATAAAAGCTTAGTTAACTATGAATATGCGGTTAACCAAGATGCTGCCCGTTTCTCTGCCAGAGCATATGCAGCACTTGTATTAGCGAATCAGCAAAAAGCACCTTTAGGTGAATTACGTCGTCTTTACCTTGAACGAAATGATGCCGGTAGTGGTTTGGCGTTAGTTCAGTTAGGTATTGCGTTGAAACTGATGGGTGATAACAGCCGTGCAGAAGGTTTAATTGCAGAAGGTGTGACAACAACTCGTAAATATAATTATGGGTTAGGTGATTACGGTAGTGTTATTCGTGACCAAGCGTTAATTATTGCTTTATTAAGTGAAAATAATCTTGAAACACAATCTCGTGATGCAAGTATGATTACGTTATCAGATAACTTAATGAGTCGTGAATGGTTCTCAACACAAGAAAGCAACTCTTTATATCTTGCGGGTCGCTTCTTTATTAATATGTCTGAGCAACCTTGGGAAGTCGCTGTAAATCGTCAAGTCCCTGCAATCAGTAGCGATCGCGCGGTGAATGAAACATTAACATCAACGCAATTACAAGAAGGGTTGGAATTAAACAACCGTGGTGGTGCTGCGATTTATTCTCGCATGAATATCGTAGGCTATCCAAAAGTAGCTCCAGCACCTTATAGTAATGTGTTAAATGTTCATCGTAGTTACTACGATTTAAAAGGAAATCGCGTTCATCCAAATCGTTTACAAAGTGGTGAAATGCTGGTGGTGAAACTAGAGGTTTCAGCAGATAGAGATGTACCTGATGCTTTGGTTGTTGATTTATTACCAGCAGGTCTTGAAATCGAAAACCAAAACTTAGCATCAAGCAGTGCAAGCTTGAGTGATAGTGCTGCCGACTTACAGGAGTTTATCGACGATATGGGGCAAGCGAATATTAAGCACCTTGAATATCGTGATGATCGCTTTGTTGCCGCAGTTTCTGTAGATAGATATCGTCCGACAACATTACTCTATTTAGCAAGAGCAGTTACACCGGGTAGCTATCAAGTACCACCTCCACAAGTTGAATCAATGTATGTGCCTTATTGGCGAGCAATAGGTTCAACAGAAACCAAGATTGATATTGTTCCTTAA
- a CDS encoding enhanced serine sensitivity protein SseB C-terminal domain-containing protein yields MGVSEQFETQEIVSVEGSSLKLSVLEPQPEKLTTALSEFFGEHKPIRRAFIVNAQELDNEEEFYLIGLEITGEEDVIAQILPQAAESAFEYLEEGQSLDFCFVNKEEKGVSHFMIHHVSPFYQRKLGGFLRKGIPIVNLDS; encoded by the coding sequence ATGGGTGTATCTGAACAATTTGAGACACAAGAAATTGTTTCTGTTGAAGGTTCTTCGTTGAAGTTAAGTGTTTTAGAACCACAACCTGAAAAATTAACAACCGCACTTAGCGAATTTTTTGGTGAACATAAACCAATCCGCCGTGCCTTTATTGTTAATGCTCAGGAGCTAGATAATGAAGAGGAATTTTATCTTATTGGTTTAGAGATAACTGGCGAAGAAGATGTGATTGCGCAGATACTCCCACAAGCGGCTGAATCAGCTTTTGAATATTTAGAAGAAGGGCAATCCTTAGATTTTTGTTTTGTGAATAAAGAGGAAAAAGGTGTGAGCCATTTTATGATCCATCACGTATCACCTTTTTATCAACGCAAACTTGGGGGATTTTTAAGAAAAGGCATCCCGATAGTGAATTTGGATAGTTAA
- the pepB gene encoding aminopeptidase PepB, translating to MNKQIMPIMLSNEPAAACWGDKALISTSETGMTIHLTEENRLGAIQRGGRKVDSQGIRNVALVGEGWDIERSWAFWLGFRAPKGARSIEWPQLSEADKHELESRIRIVDWVRDTINTPAEELGPEQLAQRTVDLFCGLGKEDISYKITKGADLRDQNYAGIYTVGRGSSRDPVYLALDFNPTQDSNAPVFACLVGKGITFDSGGYSIKPSSSMNSMKADMGGAATLAGALALAITRGLNKRVKLLLCIADNMVSGNAFKLGDIIRYRNGKSVEIMNTDAEGRLVLADGLIDASNIAPELIIDAATLTGAAKVAVGNDYHSVLSFDDKLAAELLTSAEQENELFWRLPLADFHRSQLPSSFADLNNIAAPSHTAGASTAAAFLSHFVTNYKKGWVHIDCSATYRKSSVEQWAAGATGYGVRSIANLLLAKAK from the coding sequence ATGAATAAACAAATTATGCCTATCATGCTGTCTAATGAACCTGCAGCAGCATGTTGGGGTGATAAAGCACTAATTAGCACTAGCGAAACAGGCATGACAATCCATTTAACGGAAGAAAACCGTTTAGGCGCGATTCAGCGTGGTGGACGTAAAGTTGATAGCCAAGGTATTCGTAATGTTGCTCTTGTTGGTGAAGGCTGGGATATAGAGCGTAGCTGGGCTTTTTGGTTAGGTTTTAGAGCACCTAAAGGCGCTCGTTCTATCGAATGGCCACAATTAAGCGAAGCGGATAAACACGAATTAGAATCACGTATTCGTATCGTTGATTGGGTTAGAGACACAATTAATACGCCGGCTGAAGAATTAGGCCCAGAGCAACTGGCACAGCGTACTGTTGATCTTTTCTGTGGTCTTGGCAAAGAAGACATCAGCTATAAGATCACTAAAGGCGCCGATCTGCGCGATCAAAACTATGCCGGAATTTATACTGTAGGTCGCGGTTCTTCTCGTGATCCTGTCTATTTAGCATTAGATTTTAATCCGACTCAAGATAGCAATGCTCCTGTATTTGCATGTCTAGTAGGTAAAGGTATCACCTTCGATTCAGGCGGTTATAGCATCAAACCCTCATCATCTATGAATTCAATGAAAGCAGACATGGGTGGTGCAGCAACGTTAGCGGGTGCTTTAGCATTAGCAATTACTCGTGGTTTAAATAAACGTGTGAAACTACTGCTATGTATCGCAGATAACATGGTTAGCGGTAATGCCTTTAAGCTGGGTGATATCATTCGTTACCGTAATGGTAAATCAGTCGAAATCATGAATACAGATGCGGAAGGCCGTTTAGTGCTAGCTGATGGCTTAATTGATGCAAGTAATATTGCTCCAGAACTGATCATTGATGCTGCAACATTAACAGGCGCAGCTAAAGTTGCTGTGGGTAATGACTATCATTCAGTATTAAGTTTCGATGATAAATTAGCGGCTGAATTACTGACAAGTGCTGAACAAGAAAATGAGTTGTTCTGGCGTTTACCATTAGCTGATTTTCACCGTAGCCAATTGCCTTCAAGCTTTGCTGATCTGAATAATATTGCAGCGCCTTCGCATACTGCGGGAGCAAGTACAGCCGCGGCTTTCTTATCGCATTTTGTCACTAACTATAAAAAAGGTTGGGTACATATCGACTGTTCAGCAACTTACAGAAAATCGTCTGTAGAACAATGGGCTGCCGGTGCGACAGGTTATGGCGTGCGTTCTATCGCAAATCTGTTATTAGCAAAAGCAAAATAA
- the iscX gene encoding Fe-S cluster assembly protein IscX: MKWSDTREIGEALFDLYPDTDPKTVRFTDMHQWICNLDGFDDDPQKSNEKILEAILLVWLDEFE, encoded by the coding sequence ATGAAATGGAGTGATACTCGTGAAATAGGGGAAGCGTTATTTGATCTTTACCCTGACACTGATCCTAAAACTGTGCGCTTTACAGATATGCATCAATGGATCTGTAATTTAGACGGTTTTGATGATGATCCACAAAAATCTAATGAAAAAATTCTTGAAGCCATTTTGCTTGTTTGGCTTGATGAATTTGAATAA
- the fdx gene encoding ISC system 2Fe-2S type ferredoxin has protein sequence MPKIVFLPHSTLCPEGAVVDATEGESILDVALRNGIEIEHACEMSCACTTCHCVVREGFDSLEESSELEDDMLDKAWGLEPESRLSCQAKVTDEDLVVEIPKYSINHAREH, from the coding sequence ATGCCTAAAATTGTATTTTTACCCCATAGCACACTGTGCCCTGAAGGTGCTGTTGTTGACGCAACAGAAGGTGAGTCTATTCTAGATGTTGCATTACGCAATGGTATTGAGATTGAACATGCTTGTGAAATGTCTTGTGCATGTACAACTTGTCACTGTGTAGTGCGTGAAGGTTTTGATTCACTGGAAGAGAGCTCTGAGCTTGAAGACGACATGTTAGATAAAGCATGGGGTTTAGAGCCTGAAAGTCGCTTAAGTTGCCAAGCTAAAGTGACTGACGAAGATTTAGTCGTTGAGATCCCTAAATATTCGATTAACCATGCAAGAGAGCACTAA
- the hscA gene encoding Fe-S protein assembly chaperone HscA, with protein MSLLQISEPGQTPAPHQRRLAAGIDLGTTHSLVATVRSGQAEALSDNEGRYLLPSVVQYQVDNINVGWNAKKDAEKDPANTISSIKRMVGRSLSDVTSRYPNLPYHFHENDNGLPLIKTAAGIVDPIQVSSDILKTLAERATQSLGGELDGVVVTVPAYFDDAQRQGTKEAARRAGLHVLRLLNEPTAAAIAYGLDSGKEGTIVVYDLGGGTFDISVLRLTKGVFEVLATGGDTALGGDDFDMMLADWIRERAGFGHQKDAILQRQLLDVASETKIALSDNDVVDININGWKGEITRAEFESLIQSLVKRTLLSVRRALKDADIDVDEVLEVVMVGGSTRVPLVRQMVGDYFKREPLTSIDPDKVVAIGASIQADILVGNKPDSEMLLLDVIPLSLGLETMGGLVEKVIPRNTTIPVARAQEFTTFKDGQTAMSVHVVQGERELVSDCRSLARFTLRGIPPMAAGGAHIRVTFQVDADGLLSVSAMEKSTGVEASVQVKPSYGLSDTEIAKMIQSSMENAQEDLQARRLAEQKVEAARVLESLTAALEEDAHLLNEDEKTAIDKVVDTLIESVEGTDPVAIENAIKLLDKQTQDFAARRMDSSIRQALAGHSVDEI; from the coding sequence ATGTCATTATTACAAATTAGTGAACCAGGTCAAACACCTGCACCACATCAGCGTAGACTTGCCGCAGGTATTGATTTAGGAACGACACACTCATTAGTTGCCACTGTACGTAGTGGGCAAGCCGAAGCGCTTTCAGACAACGAAGGTCGCTATTTATTGCCATCTGTTGTGCAGTATCAAGTTGATAATATCAACGTTGGTTGGAATGCTAAAAAAGACGCAGAAAAAGATCCTGCTAACACGATAAGTTCAATTAAAAGAATGGTGGGTCGCTCACTAAGTGATGTGACAAGCCGTTATCCAAATCTTCCTTATCACTTTCATGAAAATGACAATGGTTTACCGTTAATTAAAACAGCAGCGGGTATTGTCGATCCTATTCAAGTCTCTTCTGACATCTTAAAAACATTGGCAGAACGTGCAACGCAATCATTAGGTGGTGAACTTGATGGTGTTGTGGTCACTGTTCCTGCTTATTTTGACGATGCTCAACGCCAAGGTACAAAAGAAGCGGCTCGCCGTGCAGGGTTGCATGTTTTACGTTTATTAAACGAACCAACAGCCGCTGCTATTGCTTATGGTTTAGATTCAGGAAAAGAAGGCACCATTGTTGTTTATGACTTGGGCGGTGGTACCTTTGATATTTCCGTTTTACGTTTAACCAAGGGTGTTTTTGAAGTCTTGGCAACCGGCGGTGATACCGCTTTAGGTGGCGATGATTTTGATATGATGTTGGCGGATTGGATAAGAGAGCGCGCAGGTTTTGGCCATCAAAAAGATGCGATATTACAACGCCAACTGCTGGATGTAGCATCAGAAACTAAAATTGCATTAAGTGATAATGATGTTGTTGATATCAATATTAATGGTTGGAAAGGTGAAATTACTCGTGCTGAGTTTGAATCATTAATTCAATCATTGGTGAAGCGTACATTGTTGTCTGTCCGTCGTGCTTTAAAAGATGCAGATATTGACGTTGATGAAGTTTTAGAAGTGGTTATGGTTGGGGGTTCAACACGAGTTCCATTAGTTCGTCAAATGGTTGGCGACTATTTTAAACGTGAACCACTAACCTCTATCGATCCTGACAAAGTTGTCGCTATTGGCGCTTCAATTCAGGCTGATATTTTAGTGGGTAATAAACCTGATAGTGAAATGCTATTGCTAGATGTTATTCCACTTTCTCTTGGTCTTGAAACGATGGGCGGATTAGTTGAGAAAGTGATCCCTCGTAATACCACGATCCCTGTTGCGAGAGCGCAAGAATTTACGACATTCAAAGATGGTCAAACGGCAATGAGCGTTCATGTTGTTCAAGGTGAGCGTGAATTGGTTAGTGATTGTCGTTCTCTAGCACGTTTTACATTACGTGGTATTCCGCCGATGGCTGCAGGTGGTGCTCATATTCGTGTGACATTCCAAGTTGATGCTGATGGTTTACTTAGTGTCAGTGCGATGGAAAAATCAACGGGTGTTGAAGCTTCAGTACAAGTCAAACCCTCTTATGGTCTTAGTGATACTGAAATCGCTAAGATGATCCAATCTTCGATGGAAAATGCCCAAGAAGATTTACAAGCTCGTCGCCTAGCCGAGCAAAAAGTCGAAGCAGCACGTGTGTTAGAAAGTTTAACCGCGGCATTAGAAGAAGATGCTCATCTGCTAAATGAAGATGAGAAAACCGCTATCGACAAAGTTGTAGATACCTTAATAGAGAGCGTTGAAGGAACAGATCCTGTTGCCATTGAAAACGCGATTAAACTACTGGATAAGCAAACTCAGGATTTTGCAGCGCGTCGAATGGATTCATCTATTCGTCAAGCGTTGGCAGGTCATTCTGTGGACGAGATATAA
- the hscB gene encoding co-chaperone HscB, with translation MDYFTLLGMPNRFDIDKQQLATRYQDMQRQYHPDRFAGKSDKEQVQAISFASTINQAYQTLKNPLSRAEYMLSLHGIDIANEQQTMHDTAFLMEQLSLREELDNIEHSADAESLLADFSARLEKMYTLRHDEMVKMLDNQTWDIAADNVRKLRFLAKLKEQVEQLEERLFDGF, from the coding sequence ATGGACTATTTCACACTATTAGGCATGCCTAATCGTTTTGATATTGATAAACAGCAGCTTGCTACACGTTATCAAGATATGCAACGTCAGTATCACCCAGATCGCTTTGCTGGTAAATCTGATAAAGAACAGGTTCAAGCTATCTCGTTTGCCTCGACTATCAATCAGGCTTATCAAACCTTAAAAAATCCACTCTCTAGAGCTGAATACATGCTCTCATTACACGGTATCGACATTGCCAATGAGCAACAAACAATGCACGATACTGCATTTTTAATGGAGCAACTCTCATTACGTGAAGAGCTGGATAACATTGAGCACAGTGCTGATGCCGAAAGTTTGTTAGCTGATTTTTCTGCGCGTTTAGAGAAAATGTACACTTTACGCCATGATGAAATGGTTAAAATGCTAGATAACCAAACTTGGGATATTGCTGCGGATAATGTGAGAAAATTACGTTTTCTTGCAAAATTAAAAGAGCAAGTAGAGCAACTTGAAGAACGCTTGTTTGATGGTTTTTAA
- the iscA gene encoding iron-sulfur cluster assembly protein IscA, whose protein sequence is MSISLTESAANRVRSFLSNRGKGEGLRLGVRTSGCSGMAYVLEFADVINDEDTVFEDKGVKVIIDGKSMVYLDGTELDFVKEGLNEGFKFNNPNVSNECGCGESFTV, encoded by the coding sequence ATGTCAATTTCCCTTACAGAATCCGCCGCTAATCGTGTTCGCTCTTTCCTGTCTAATCGCGGTAAAGGTGAAGGTTTGCGTTTAGGCGTAAGAACATCTGGTTGTTCTGGAATGGCTTATGTTCTTGAATTTGCTGATGTCATCAATGACGAAGATACTGTTTTTGAAGACAAAGGTGTGAAAGTTATCATTGATGGTAAAAGCATGGTCTATTTAGATGGAACTGAGCTTGATTTCGTCAAAGAAGGATTAAACGAAGGCTTCAAATTTAACAACCCCAATGTATCCAATGAGTGTGGTTGTGGTGAAAGCTTCACCGTGTAA
- the iscU gene encoding Fe-S cluster assembly scaffold IscU, translated as MAYSDKVIDHYENPRNVGSFDNNDPSVGSGMVGAPACGDVMKLQIKVDDNGVIEDARFKTYGCGSAIASSSLVTEWMKGKTLDEAESIKNTAIAEELELPPVKIHCSILAEDAIKAAIADYKSKRQGK; from the coding sequence ATGGCTTATAGCGATAAAGTAATTGATCATTATGAAAACCCTCGTAACGTGGGCTCATTTGATAACAACGACCCTTCTGTAGGAAGTGGTATGGTAGGCGCACCTGCTTGTGGTGACGTCATGAAATTGCAAATCAAAGTTGATGATAACGGCGTAATTGAAGATGCGCGTTTTAAAACTTATGGTTGTGGTTCAGCGATTGCATCAAGTTCACTGGTTACAGAATGGATGAAAGGCAAAACATTAGATGAAGCCGAATCCATCAAGAACACTGCAATTGCAGAAGAATTAGAATTACCACCAGTGAAAATTCACTGTTCAATTCTTGCAGAAGATGCAATAAAAGCAGCGATTGCAGACTATAAAAGCAAACGCCAAGGCAAGTAA